From a region of the Methanobrevibacter sp. TMH8 genome:
- the idsA gene encoding short chain isoprenyl diphosphate synthase IdsA — MSNINEEVSKILGQYSKDITKEIEDALSSIGPEDLREASIYLTKAGGKMLRPSLTVLVSESVGGTITSSIKAAAAIELIHTFSLIHDDIMDKDDMRRGKPSVHKVWGEPVAILAGDTLFSKAYELVIKSKDEINSNNPEECLNRVNRTLSTVADACVKICEGQAQDMGFEGNFDVNEEEYLEMIFKKTGALIAAATESGAIMGGADAKTVSAMYDYGKLIGLAFQIQDDYLDLVSDVDSLGKPVGSDIAEGKMTIIVVNALNNANEEDKNRLIEILKIGNESGNCEQVYIDEAMEIFEKYGSIQYAQDVALANVKKAKELLEVLPDSEAKYTLSLIADFVLQRKN; from the coding sequence ATGTCAAATATTAATGAGGAAGTAAGTAAAATATTAGGACAATATTCTAAAGATATTACTAAAGAAATCGAGGATGCTCTTTCATCAATTGGTCCAGAAGATCTTCGTGAAGCTTCAATTTATCTAACTAAAGCAGGTGGAAAAATGTTAAGACCTTCATTAACTGTTTTAGTTAGTGAGTCTGTTGGTGGAACTATTACAAGTTCTATAAAGGCAGCAGCTGCTATAGAATTAATTCATACATTTTCACTTATTCATGATGATATTATGGATAAAGACGATATGAGACGTGGAAAACCTTCTGTTCATAAAGTTTGGGGAGAACCTGTAGCTATATTAGCTGGAGACACTTTGTTTTCAAAAGCTTATGAATTAGTTATTAAATCTAAAGATGAAATTAATTCAAACAACCCCGAAGAATGTTTAAATCGTGTTAATCGCACGTTATCTACAGTTGCTGATGCTTGTGTAAAGATATGTGAAGGTCAAGCTCAGGATATGGGGTTTGAAGGAAACTTTGATGTCAATGAAGAAGAATATTTAGAAATGATATTCAAAAAAACAGGTGCATTGATAGCAGCTGCTACTGAATCAGGGGCTATTATGGGTGGAGCTGATGCAAAGACAGTTTCAGCTATGTATGATTATGGTAAACTTATAGGATTAGCTTTCCAAATTCAAGATGATTACCTTGATCTTGTAAGTGATGTTGATTCTCTTGGAAAACCTGTAGGCAGTGATATAGCTGAAGGAAAAATGACTATAATAGTTGTTAATGCTTTAAATAATGCTAATGAGGAAGATAAGAATCGTCTTATAGAAATTTTGAAGATTGGTAATGAAAGTGGCAATTGTGAACAGGTATATATTGATGAAGCAATGGAAATTTTTGAGAAATATGGTTCTATTCAATATGCTCAAGACGTTGCTCTTGCCAATGTTAAAAAAGCTAAAGAACTGCTTGAAGTTTTACCAGACTCTGAAGCTAAATACACTCTTTCTTTAATTGCAGATTTTGTCCTCCAAAGAAAAAATTAA